In Triplophysa rosa linkage group LG18, Trosa_1v2, whole genome shotgun sequence, a genomic segment contains:
- the nploc4 gene encoding nuclear protein localization protein 4 homolog, which translates to MWHRLCEFCIAAQIPTDLTNSDIKKTRGLLSVTPEETVHIINMAENMTIRVQSPEGMKKITSTKRETAAAFLKKVAKEFGCSSNGFSVYLNRNKTGEILSQNKALSLLKIKHGDMLFFYPSSAGPSSENMDTAQPHTSSSFPSSSSSSTSLSRSHSAPQLREDDIDQYLSKQEGKIYRNRDPQLCRHGAMGKCVHCVPLEPFDEDYLNHLDPPVKHMSFHAYIRKLTGGADKGKFVALENISCKIKSGCEGHPPWPEGICTKCQPSAITLNRQKYRHVDNIMFENHTIADRFLDFWRKTGNQRMGYLYGRYTEHKDIPLGIRAEVAAIYEPPQIATQNSLELIEDPKAEAVEEIAAKLGLRKVGWIFTDLLSEDTRIGTVRYSRNKDTYFLSAEECITAGHFQNQQPNPCRLSPDSHFGSKFFTVVATGGPDNQVHFEGYQVSNQCMALVRDECLLPCRDTPELGYAKESSTEQYVPDVFYKDKDKFGNDITYLARPLPVEYLIIDITTTFPKDPVFTFSSTLRFSIENREALGETQDFHSLATYLSQSSSSSSFLNIVSDFHLLLFLVTNEVMPLQDSIGLLLDAVKTSNEELAQTWKKSEQWATIEQLCSTVGMQPPGPLDYAMGGPTLPQSSSSVWSCLHCTFMNQPGTEHCEMCSLPRS; encoded by the exons TAAAAAAACTCGAGGTCTACTTTCAGTGACACCAGAAGAGACAGTTCACATAATCAACATGGCAGAAAACATG ACCATTCGTGTTCAGTCTCCAGAGGGAATGAAAAAAATCACCTCAACAAAGCGAGAGACGGCTGCAGCTTTCCTTAAAAAG GTTGCCAAAGAATTTGGCTGCAGTTCGAATGGTTTCTCTGTCTACTTGAACCGGAACAAGACTGGAGAGATCTTGTCACAGAACAAGGCCCTCAGCCTGCTGAAAATCAA ACATGGCGACATGCTTTTCTTCTACCCCTCCTCTGCCGGACCCTCCAGCGAGAACATGGACACAGCTCAGCCTCACACGTCCTCCTCCTTTCCGTCATCGTCATCATCCTCAACTTCCTTATCCCGCTCGCACTCTGCACCACAGCTCCGAGAGGACGATATCGACCAATACCTTTCCAAACAGGAGGGAAAAATCTACAGGAACAGAGATCCCCAACT GTGCCGGCACGGTGCCATGGGGAAATGTGTGCACTGCGTACCTTTAGAG CCTTTCGATGAAGACTACCTAAACCATCTTGACCCGCCGGTCAAGCACATGTCCTTTCACGCCTACATCCGCAAACTCACCGGCGGCGCAGACAA GGGGAAGTTTGTGGCGCTTGAGAACATCAGTTGTAAAATTAAGTCCGGCTGTGAGGGGCATCCGCCCTGGCCGGAGGGCATCTGTACCAAATGCCAACCCAGCGCCATTACTCTCAACAGACAG AAATATCGACAcgtggacaacatcatgtttgaGAACCACACGATTGCCGACCGTTTCCTCGACTTCTGGAGGAAGACGGGGAACCAGCGGATGGGCTACCTGTACGGACGCTACACTGAGCACAAAGACATCCCTCTTGGGATACGTGCGGAGGTGGCTGCCATTTATGAACCTCCTCAG ATTGCAACCCAAAACAGTCTAGAACTGATTGAAGATCCCAAAGCAGAGGCTGTTGAGGAGATTGCTGCCAAGTTGGGCCTACGTAAG GTGGGGTGGATTTTCACAGATCTGCTCTCAGAGGACACCAGGATAGGTACCGTCCGCTACAGCAGAAACAAG GACACATACTTCTTGAGCGCAGAGGAGTGCATCACTGCAGGACACTTCCAGAACCAGCAGCCTAATCCGTGTCGGCTTTCCCCAGACAGCCATTTTGGATCCAAGTTTTTTACAGTGGTAGCAACAG GGGGTCCTGATAACCAGGTACACTTTGAGGGGTATCAGGTGTCCAACCAGTGCATGGCACTGGTGAGGGATGAGTGTCTTCTGCCCTGTAGAGACACTCCAGAACTGGGTTATGCCAAAGAGTCCAGCACAGAGCAGTATGTCCCCGATGTCTTCTATAAG GATAAAGACAAATTTGGCAATGACATCACATATTTAGCCCGGCCGCTACCGGTCGAGTACTTGATCATTGAC ATCACCACGACTTTCCCAAAAGACCCAGTGTTCACCTTCTCCTCCACACTCCGCTTCTCTATCGAAAACAGAGAAGCTCTGGGGGAGACTCAG GACTTCCACAGTTTAGCAACGTATCTTTCCCAgtcttcttcctcttcctccttCCTGAACATCGTCTCAGACTTCCACTTGCTTCTCTTTCTTGTCACCAATGAGGTCATGCCCTTACAG GACAGCATTGGGCTTCTTCTTGATGCAGTGAAGACGTCCAATGAAGAACTGGCTCAGACCTGGAAGAAATCTGAGCAGTGGGCCACCATCGAGCAGCTCTGCA GCACAGTGGGAATGCAGCCACCTGGACCCCTGGATTACGCCATGGGCGGCCCAACTCTCCCACAGTCCTCTTCATCTGTGTGGTCTTGTCTCCACTGCACCTTCATGAACCAGCCTGGCACCGAGCACTGCGAGATGTGTAGTTTGCCCCGCAGCTAA